The DNA region ccCACGGTGCTGTGGGAGGGGAACCAAGGGAGGAATCCCTATAGGTAAAAAGCAGCAAGATTTTAACCTTGAGgttattcccgccccattcatgTTTTCATCCAAttagaggagttctttcaaacttccatgGGAGAGATTGATTTTTGACTTTGACACAGCATTGCCTACTTGGATAGCCGCCACCACAGTCCCCGCAGCTCTACCATTCCTTAAAGGGCTTGCAGCCTGAGTTCCCAGAGCCAGGTGAGAGTTGGCTTCACCATTGCGCATGCATGAGGCACAAGCCACTCCTCGAGTCATTGTGACGTTCACCGTTGCCAGGCAACTGGCTGCTGACACCTGGCAAAGGATGAGCACCATGTGGCAGTGAGTCAGAAAGAAGACTCAGGCCACTCTTCGCCAGGACGTCCACAGGATACTCTCTGGAGGCCAGGATTCATGAAGGGTCGAccaagaaaagaaacttcaggtGGAGGGATCTTAGCGGAAGCAGCCCGGAATCTCTGCCTCGGGCCTGTGCCAAGAGTGTACAGGTGGGTGTCCCCAATTTGTCTTGGCCTGGTCATCTCGAAGTACACATCTTCCTGTGTGCCCATGGGCTGCTCTCCCACCCAGTGGTCATAGTCATGAAGAGCAGAACCCTGCTGCTTCAGGGACTGCCTGGGGCTGGGTGTTACTGTGGCATTCCTGTATGTCTATGTGTGGTGGGTATGTGtgtgctgtttgtgtgtgtgcacgtgtgtgtctctgtctcagattattctctctctcccactctctttctctctctgtacaTCTGTGTGGGCGTGTGAGCGTGTGTGTTGGGACGCATGGCCCTGACGGACAGAGAGCGGTTTCTTGCATGACGGCTTTTCTTCTGGTGAACCTCTCCCCGTGTTGCTGCCTGTGTTGTGTGGCCGGTTGCCAGTCATTTACCTGGCAATTCCAGCTGACATTTCTGAAGGAAGGTCTAGGCAAACTGTGGAGTGAGCTGTGGCGGCAAGCATATATTTCAATCACCTGCCCATCCTGAACTGCCTCTTTCATAAGATCAAGACAATCACACCGCAGCCAAGGACAAAATCCCcagcacagctcacagctcacctGCAGGAGGGGTAAACATAAATCTCAAAGAAGATAGCTCTCTCCATTGTAACCCCATCCCTGCTTACGCGGCGGGATCCAAAATAGGATCCGAAGCTTCTCCTCTGCCAGGAGCTGAAGCAGAAGAGTGCTGGAGGCGGTCCTGAGGACAAGAGTCTTATGCATTCGAACCCAGCTTTGCTGCACATAGGCCCAATTCCCCGGCTCCCCAAACCTGCTGCTTGTGCCACGCGGGTGGCAGTGTGGGGAAAACGTGCCTTGTATTTGCCGACATATTTTTTACCCCAGGGGggcccttccctcctctctccattGTAACTCCATCCCGGCTCGCTGTGGAATCCAAAATCGGACCCGAAGAGGAGTGGGGAGAGCCCTTGGGCACCCAGAAGCTTCTCCTCCGCCAGGAGCTGAAGCAGAAGAGCACTGGAGGCGGTCCTGAGGACAAGTGTCTTATGCATTTGACCCCAGCTTTGTCACATGTACCAGCATTTCCCACAACTCCCAAACCTGCTTCTTTTGCCACCCGGGTGTCGGGGTGGGGAAACCATGATTTGAGGTCGCTGACATTTTTCTGTGCCCCAGTGAGGCCCTTTCTGTCCCTCTCCATTGTAACCCCATCCTTGCTTACCTGGTGGGATCAAAAATCGGATCCCAAGAGGAGTGGGGCCAGCCCATCGGGCACGCTGAAACTTCCGCTTCCCATGGCTCCCCAAACCTGCTGCTTTCactcccccccccccaccactcTAATCCTAGCAGCCTCAGCCATTTTCTTATTGGGCTGCAGCTTCAGTTCCGGAGACAGGTGATATTCGGCCTCACCAGTGATTTGctaggcagagacagagagagagaggagagagagagagagaggatgagagagagagagagagagagagaaagagagagagagagagagagaggagagggggagagagagagagaaagagagagagaggaaaagagagagagagaggaaaagagagagacagagagagagagagagagagaggaaaagagagagagagaggaaaagagagagacagagagagagagagagagagagagagagagaggaaaagagagagagagagagagagagagagagagagagagagagagagggagagagtgctCCCATGCCCCTGTGGGAGGGGAACCAAGGGAGGAATCCCTATAGGTAAAGAGCAGCAGAATTTTAACCTTGAAGTTATTCCCGCTCCATTCATGTTTTCGACCAAttagaggagttctttcaaacttccatgGGAGAGATTGATTTTTGACTTTGATACCTCATTGCCTACTTGGATAGCCGCCACCACAGTCCCCGCAGCGCTACCATTTCTTAAAGTGCCCGGAGCCTGAGTTCCTAGAGCCAGATGTGAGTTGCGCCAGTGCGCATGCACGAGGCACAAGCCACTCCTAGGGTCATTGTGACTTTCACCGTTGCCAAGCAACGGGCTCCTGAGACCTGGCAATGGATAAGCACCCTGTGGCAGTGAGTCAGAAACAAGACTCAGGCCACTCCTCGCCAGGACGTTCACAGGATACTCTCTGGAGGGTCGTTCACAGGATACTCTCTGGACTTCACGAAGGGTCGACCAAGAGAAAGAAACTTCAGGTGGAGGGATCGCAGGAAGCAGCCTGGAATCTCAGCCACAGGCCTGTGCCAAGGGGATACAGGTGGGTGTCTCCAATTTGTCTTGGCCTGGTCATCTCGAAGTACATGTCTTCCTATGTTACCATGGGCTACTCTCTCACCCAGTGGACATAGTCATGAAGAGCAGAACCCTGCAGCTTCAGGGATTGCCTGGAGCTGCGTGTTACTGTGCCACtgctgtatgtctgtgtgtgtgggtgtatatgtATTGTTTGTTGTGTGCACACGTATGTCTGTTTCAGATtaatctctctctcccactctctctctctctgtacatctgtgtgcacgtgtgtgtgtgtgtgttggggcgcATGACCCTGTCTGCCAGAGAGCGGTTTCTTGcatgatagcctttcttctggtGAACCTCTCCCTGTGTTTCTGCCTGGGTTGTGTGGCCGGTTGTCAGTCGTTTACCCGGCAATTCCAGCTGACATTTCGGGAGGAAGGTCTAGGCAAACTGTGGAGGGAGCTGTGGGGGCCCAGCGTATATTTCGATCACCTGCCCATCCTGAATTGCCTCTTTCATGGGACCAAGAAAATCACATCCCAGCCAAGGACAAAAGCCTCAGCACAGCTCACAGCACACCTGCAGGAGGGGTAAACATAAATCTCAAGGAAGATAGTTCTCACTTCGCTCGCTTCTGACCTCATTGAGAAATCTAGCCACAGCTCCATACAGGAACCACAAGGATGCCAAGAACGGGATGTAGCAAGCATCTCTATCCCTCCAACGCTGGCCTTTCTGGCCAAGTCAACCGTTTGGCACTCCTCTTCGGATGCCCGTGGCAGTGGCATTGTGCTGTATTTGGCCTGGATTCTGGCCTATGCTCTGTCCTCCCTCTATCTCTGTCTACCCTCTTTCAGAGAAGCCTAAAGGCTTCCTGATCTGGCTAAGTGTCTTCACCATAGAACACATCCCAGTCCAGCAGGGAGGAAGTACTTGGGGATTTGTTTCCCATCTGTTTCTTCTCCAAACCTGTTTTTCAATGATTGGGCAGGTGCGATGAAGGTGGAGCCGTGGGCTTCCATCCCTGCCCAGGACAGGGAAGCTTTCTCAGTCTCCATGAGAAATCTTGGAAGGCTGCGTCAAAGTCTCCATGAAGGCTATGTGGCTGCCCTTTGGTTTCTCCAAAAAGTGCTGGTGCAATTCACCTGCACTTCTCTGGTTCTTGAGGACCATCCGTCACTATGCCCCTGGGGAAAGTGCCTTCAAGCACTGGATTTTTTGGCTACCATGTATGCCAGGGAGCAAGTGAAGGGGACTGGGTTTAACTGGGTGCAGGGGTTGTTGCATCAGGTGTACCTGCTGGGAGGCGGGGTGGGAACACAATGCCTTGAGGTCCCTGATATCTTTCTGTTTTGCACTGAGGCCCTTCTGCCCCTCTCCATTGTAACTCTATCCCTGCTTACCCTGTGGGATCCAAAATTGGATCTGAAGAGGAATAGGGAGAGCCCATCGGGCACCCTGAAGCTTCTCCTCCATCAATAGCTGAAGCAGAAGAGCTCTGGAGGCAGTCCTGAGGACAAGAGTCTTAGGGATTTGACCCTAGCTTTGTCACACATATGTCTGTTTCCTACAGCTCACCAAACCTGCTGCTTTTGCCATGTGGATGGTCAGGTGGGGACACCATGCCTTGTGGTCCCTGAGATATTTCTGTGCCCAGTGCCAACCTTCCCACCCCAATCCATTGTAACCCCATCCCTATTTACCCGTTGGGAACCAAACTTGGATCCAAAGAGGAGTGGGGAGAGCCCATCAGGTACCCTGAAGTTTCTCATCTGTCAGAGCTGAAGCAGAAGTGAGCTGGAGGCGGTCCTGAGGACAAGAGTCTTATGGATTTGACCCCAGCATTGTCACATGTACTGGCGTCTCTCATGGCTCCCCAAACCAGCTGCTTTTGCCACCCGGGTGGTGGGGTGGAGACACCACTCCTTGAAGTTGCTGACATTTTTCTGTGCCCCAGTGaggctcttccttctcctctccatTGTCAACCCATCCCTGCTTCCCCGGTGGGATCCAAGATCGGATccaaagagggaagggaagagccCATCAGGCACCCTGGAGCCAGGATCAGAAACAGAAGAGCACTGAAGGAGGTCCTGAGGACAGGAGTCTTATGGGTTTGACCCCGGCTATGTTGCACATACACCCAATTTCACAGCTACCCAAACCTGCTGCTTTCActacccaccaccaccactgtagtcccacctgcctcagccatttCTGCAAGCAGCTACAGCCTGAGTTTCCTGAGCAAGGTGCCAGTCAGCGTCACCAATGCGCATACACGAGGCACAAGCCACTCCTAAGGGGATTGTGACATTCACCATTGAATGGCGACGGGATCCTGAGTATTGGCAAATGAGGAGTTTCCTGTGGCAGTGTGTCAGAAACAAGGCTTAGGCCACTCGTCACCAGGACCTCCACAGGATAGTCTCCAGAGACTAGGACTCCCAATGGGTTGACCAGGATTTGCAGAGGGTCGACCAGGAGGAAGAAATCTTAGGTGGAGGGTTCCCCTGGGGAGCAGCGTAGAATTGCAGCCTAAGGCCTGTGACAAGGGAGTACATGTAAGTCTCCTGAAATGTCTTACCCTGGTTATCTCGAGTACACATCTTCCTGTGTGCACATGGGCTGCTCTCTCACTCTCACCAGAGGGTTGTCAGTCATGAAGAGCAGAACCCTACAGCCTCAGGGACTGCCTGCGGCTGGGTGTTTCTGTGCCACTTCTGCTTATCTGTGTGtagtggcgtgtgtgtgtgtgtgtgtgtgtctgagtgtgtgcgCGTGTATGTCTCTGTCTGTGATTATGTCTGTCTCCTTtcccactctctttctctctctctctgcatctgtgtgtgcatgttgggATGCATGGCCCTGTGTGCCAGAGAGCAGATTCTTGCACCACAGTCTTTCTTTTGATGAGTCTTTCCCTGTGTCACTGCCTGGTTGTGTGACTGGTGGTCAGTTTTTCCCCCAGCAATTCCAGATGGCTTTTGCCTGGGGAGGCGTGGGCAATGTGGGGAGGGAGATGCGTTGCGCCACCATATGTTTCAATCACCTCCCCATTCTGAGAGGCCTCTTTCTGTGGACCAAGACAATAAAACCCCAGCCAAGGACAAAAGCGTCAGCATAGCTCCTTGTCCACCTGCAAGAGGGTTGCCCATCCACTTCAAAGAAGACTGTTCTCACTTTTCTCACCCATAACCTCATTGAGAAATCTAGCCACAGCTCCACACAGGAACCACAAAATGCCAAGTATGGGATGTGGCAAGCTTCTCTGTCCCTCCAACGCTGGCCTTTCTAGTCAAGTCAACCATTTGGCACTCCGCCCTGGATGTGTTTTGGGATGTGTTGTGCTGTATTTGGCCTGGACCCTGGCCTATGCTCTGTCTTCCATCTTTCTCTGTGTGCCCTCTTTCTGAGAAGCGTAGAGGCACTTCCTTGTCTGGCTCAGTGTCTTCAACATAGAACACTTCCCAGTCCAGCAGGGAGGAAGTTGGTGGAGATCAATTTTCCATCTGTCTCCACTCCACACCTGTTTCTGGGTGATTGAGCAGGTGCAATGATGGTGGAGCCATGGGCTTCCATACCTGCCCAGGACAGGGAAGCTTTGTCAGTCTCCATATCCCAGTGCATGGCTGTGTGGCTCCCCTCTGGTTTCTCCAAAAGGTGCTGTTGCAATTTACCTGAACTTGTTTTCTCGTTCTTGAGGGCCATCTGTCACTATGCCCCTGGGGAAAGTGCCTTCAAGCACTGAATCTTTTAGCTGACATAGATGCCAGGGAGTGAGTCAAGGGAACTGCGTTTCCCTGGGTGCAGGTGTTCTTGCATCAGGGGTACCTGTCGGGTGGGAGCACCATGACTTGACATCCCTGAGATGTTTCTGTGCCCAGTGAGGCCCTTCCCGCATCTCTCCATTGTAACCCCATCCCTGCTTACCCTGTGGGATCCAAAATCGAATCCAAAGAGGAGTGGGGAGAGCCCACTGGGCACCCTGAAGCTTCTTCTCCACCCGGAGCTGAAGCAGAAGAGTGCTGGAGGTGGTCCTGAGGATAAGAGTCTTATGCATTTGACCCCAGCTTTGTCACATGTATGAGCATTTCCCACAGCTGCCCAAACATGTTTCTTTTGCCACTTGGGTGGCAGGGTGGGGAAACCCTGTGTTGAGGTGGCAGACATCTTTCTGTTCCCCAGTGAGGCCCTTCCTACCCCTCTCCATTGTAACCCCATCCTGCTAACATGGTGGGATGCAAAATCGGATCCGAAGAGGAGTCGGGAGAGCTCCTTGGGCACTCTGAAGCTTCTACTCTGCCAGAAGCCAAAGCAGAAGAGTGCTGGAGGTGGTCTTGAAGAGAAGAGTCTTAAGGATTTGACCCCAGGTTTGTCCCACATATGTCCATTTCCCCGGCTCCCAAACATGCTGTTTGTGCCACC from Callithrix jacchus isolate 240 chromosome 3, calJac240_pri, whole genome shotgun sequence includes:
- the LOC144581918 gene encoding uncharacterized protein LOC144581918 isoform X1 produces the protein MDKHPVAVSQKQDSGHSSPGRSQDTLWRVVHRILSGLHEGSTKRKKLQVEGSQEAAWNLSHRPVPRGYSGIQNRIGRGVQRAQRSPRISPSSGSLGDPLIPEPLAGRKVAGVSAAHVCS